The Deltaproteobacteria bacterium region TAACGATTCCTGTTGAACATGAAAGTGCATGGTTGCGCGGCTCGCAGTGAGCTAAAGCAGGCAAGCAAAAGTACGCTGTCTCGATAAGGAATCCTGCCCTGAACTATCTAGTTTATAGGTTTTCGTCCGAGAATTTCTCAGTTTCCGATCAGGTTGTGAGTCCAGCAAAAACAGTAGCTTACAAGTCCAGGACATCAGCACGAATTCTACCGTCACTCCTGCACAGGTCAAGCCTACAGATCAGTTTGTGTATCGGGTCGTAGTCGGGACGCAACAGCAAGTCTCTGACAGGTATTCTGCCCCCGAGCAGGACTTAGACCTTGCCACACCTTCGTCAGGAGTAGTAGGACATGGCCCAAAAGGAGGCTGGACTCCATGAGCGGCAACAGTCACGTAGACAACTGGCACGAGGCTTTTCGTTAAAAAGGGAACGTCGCAAAATTCTTAGCATGGGAGGAACGCGCATGATCATTGGCTATTTCACCGAACGCCCGTATCGCTGGGTGCCTGAGGAGGAAATCTTCAGGAATGAAGCTTTCTTTGCGGTGTCGAACAAATATTTTGACCGTGAGAAAGCGGCGGACGACTACAACTACTTCTTGGATGAATACTGTTATGCCGAGGACCTGGGCTTTGACGCCCTCATGCTTAATGAGCATCATGGCAATCCCTTTTGCATGGGCAGCGTGATGAATGTCGAGGCCTCGATCCTCGCTCGCATCACTAAGCGTGCAAAGATTGTGTTGATTGGCAATCCTCTGCCGGTCATCAAGCATCCGCTGCGCATGGCGGAAGAACTGGCCGAAATCGATTTGATTTCCCGTGGACGCTTGGTAACGGGTTGGGTGCGGGGCGCCGGGAGCGAGCAGTTCTTCAACAACGCCAACCCCGCCTACAACCGGGAGTACTTCAACGAAGCACATGACTTCATTATCCAGGCGTGGACGCGACCCGGTCCCTGGCGCTACGAAGGCAAGCACTTCCACTATCGGCACGTCAACCCGTGGGCGCTGCCGTATCAGAAGCCGCACCCGCAGATGTGGATTCCAGGAGTATTGAGTCCCGAAACCGCCCAGTGGTGCGCGGAACGCAGCTACCCGTATATGGGGTTGGTCACGGCGCTGGGGCCGACCTGCGAGATGTGGGACTTCTATGCCGACACTGCGGCCAAGCACGGGTATCAGGCCGGGCCGGAGAACTTCGGCTACCTGATGAGTGCGTTCGTGGCGGATACTGATGAGAAAGCCCAAGAACTCGGCAAAGGCTTTATGTTCGGCGGAGGCCCAGGAGCCTTCTCGCGGCCAGAGCACACTTTACCGCCGGGGTATAATTCGCGGGACGCGATTCGCCGCCTGGCGCGGATGCCAAGCGGTGGCTGGGTGGGTGTCAGCTCGGAGCGGCTTAAACAAGCACAGGAAGGGAAGAGCGCCGACGATGGCAAGGATTACAACGAGGTTCGTCGCAAACTGATGTCAGCCTATGACAAGGCGCAAAAGGACTATCTCATGATTGTCGGATCGCCCAAGACGGTCATTGAGCGGATCAAGACCATCATGCGGCTGCTCCGTGTCAGTATCCTCACCGTCTTTCAGGTGCAAGGCACGGTGAGTAATGAAGATCGGAGGACCAGTATGCGGTTGTTCGCACAAGAGGTGATGCCAGCAGTGAGGGAATACGCCAAAGAGCTGGACCTCCCGGATCCATTCGAGCGCTTCCCAGGGTCGGTCAAGTTGCAAGCGGGTGTCGCACGCCTCCCGGTACATATACCGGAGCCAGCCGCGCGCCCGTTCGGAAAGCTCCAGATAGGCTGTATCGTGTCCGCTCATCGTGTAGTCCCCCCGTTTATTGTTCATGATCGTTCAGATCTTCTTTCCTCTCAACTTTTTTGCTGTATCGCCCGAACCAACCACTCAACGCGATCGTTACCCCAAAATTTCTGTCCCGCGTAGACGAAAAAGGGAAAGCCGAAGACTCCATCTGTTTCGGCATCGGTGTTACTCTGCGTCAGGGCCACCTCGTAGCGGGCATCATGAAGGGCGGCCAGGAACTCCACCCGACTGAGGCCGCAGCGTTCTGCGATCTCGGCGAGCACCTCATCCTGCCCGATGTCTTTCCCGTCGAGCCACCGGGCGGCGTAAACGCCATCGTGATAGGCCGTCCCACACCCATGAGCTTGGGCGAAGAAAAATCCCACACACGCTTTCTTCGAGTCCGCCAGCGGACCGGGATTTAAGTGAAGGCCGTAGGCGTCAGCAAATCGTCGAACATCTTCCTGTAGGTATTTTACTTTCGGGGTATTAGGATCAGGCCCGCCGCCGCGCCGCGAAGAGTAGACCGGTTTGTACTCCAGCGTGACCGCAAACGGCCCCAGGTCTTGCTTGAGGTGTGTATTCGCCAGGAAAGCGAAGGGGCTGTTATAAGCGAAATAAAATTTTACTATCTGCCGGTCCATGGTTCCCTCCTTCGTGTTTCAGAAAATGGCCCGCAGGATGGTGGCTTTCATACCCACGAGTGAGAGCGGGGCGTTGTCAGCGATGGTACGCGCGAGCATCGCCACGGAGGAGCCACCCCGGGCGAAACGGCGCACAATCGCCGCTCCTGTTCCGGGGCCTACGCCGGTTACCATCACCACGGGAAGGTTCTCTTTCATCGGGTGATCCTTTCGGCGTGTCGTCACCCCATCTAGCGAAGGAGTCGCTCTTCCAGAAATCCGAGCCGATCGTTACCGAAGAAGATATCGTCACCGACGATGAACGTCGGGGAACCGAAAACGCCGCGCTCGGCGGCGAGCTCCGTGTTCTTCGCGAGGCGCTCGCCATATTCCGGTTGGTCGGCGGCTTCGAGGATTGCCTTTCCGCCCAGGCCCGCCGCGTCGAGTCGTGCCGCCAGGCGACCGCGGTCGTTCACGTCGAGGGCCTCGCTCCAGTAGGCA contains the following coding sequences:
- a CDS encoding LLM class flavin-dependent oxidoreductase, whose product is MIIGYFTERPYRWVPEEEIFRNEAFFAVSNKYFDREKAADDYNYFLDEYCYAEDLGFDALMLNEHHGNPFCMGSVMNVEASILARITKRAKIVLIGNPLPVIKHPLRMAEELAEIDLISRGRLVTGWVRGAGSEQFFNNANPAYNREYFNEAHDFIIQAWTRPGPWRYEGKHFHYRHVNPWALPYQKPHPQMWIPGVLSPETAQWCAERSYPYMGLVTALGPTCEMWDFYADTAAKHGYQAGPENFGYLMSAFVADTDEKAQELGKGFMFGGGPGAFSRPEHTLPPGYNSRDAIRRLARMPSGGWVGVSSERLKQAQEGKSADDGKDYNEVRRKLMSAYDKAQKDYLMIVGSPKTVIERIKTIMRLLRVSILTVFQVQGTVSNEDRRTSMRLFAQEVMPAVREYAKELDLPDPFERFPGSVKLQAGVARLPVHIPEPAARPFGKLQIGCIVSAHRVVPPFIVHDRSDLLSSQLFCCIARTNHSTRSLPQNFCPA
- a CDS encoding DsbA family protein, producing the protein MDRQIVKFYFAYNSPFAFLANTHLKQDLGPFAVTLEYKPVYSSRRGGGPDPNTPKVKYLQEDVRRFADAYGLHLNPGPLADSKKACVGFFFAQAHGCGTAYHDGVYAARWLDGKDIGQDEVLAEIAERCGLSRVEFLAALHDARYEVALTQSNTDAETDGVFGFPFFVYAGQKFWGNDRVEWLVRAIQQKS